One genomic window of Mus musculus strain C57BL/6J chromosome 4, GRCm38.p6 C57BL/6J includes the following:
- the Tnfrsf4 gene encoding tumor necrosis factor receptor superfamily member 4 precursor, with protein sequence MYVWVQQPTALLLLGLTLGVTARRLNCVKHTYPSGHKCCRECQPGHGMVSRCDHTRDTLCHPCETGFYNEAVNYDTCKQCTQCNHRSGSELKQNCTPTQDTVCRCRPGTQPRQDSGYKLGVDCVPCPPGHFSPGNNQACKPWTNCTLSGKQTRHPASDSLDAVCEDRSLLATLLWETQRPTFRPTTVQSTTVWPRTSELPSPPTLVTPEGPAFAVLLGLGLGLLAPLTVLLALYLLRKAWRLPNTPKPCWGNSFRTPIQEEHTDAHFTLAKI encoded by the exons ATGTATGTGTGGGTTCAGCAGCCCACAGCCCTTCTGCTGCTGGGACTCACACTTGGAGTTACAGCAAGGCGGCTCAACTGTGTTAAACATACCTACCCCAGTGGTCACAAGTGCTGTCGTGAGTGCCAGCCAG GCCATGGTATGGTGAGCCGCTGTGATCATACCAGGGATACTCTATGTCATCCGTGTGAGACTGGCTTCTACAATGAAGCTGTCAATTATGATACCTGCAAGCAGTGTACACAGTGCAACCATC GAAGTGGAAGTGAACTCAAGCAGAATTGCACACCTACTCAGGATACTGTCTGCAGATGTAGACCAGGCACCCAACCTCGGCAGGACAGCGGCTACAAGCTTGGAGTTG ACTGTGTTCCCTGCCCTCCTGGCCACTTTTCTCCAGGCAACAACCAGGCCTGCAAGCCCTGGACCAA TTGTACCTTATCTGGAAAGCAGACCCGCCACCCAGCCAGTGACAGCTTGGACGCAGTCTGTGAGGACAGAAGCCTCCTGGCCACACTGCTCTGGGAGACCCAGCGCCCTACATTCAGGCCAACCACTGTCCAATCCACCACAGTCTGGCCCAGGACTTCTGAGTTGCCCTCTCCACCCACCTTGGTGACTCCTGAGG GCCCTGCATTTGCTGTTCTCctaggcctgggcctgggcctgctgGCTCCCTTGACTGTCCTGCTGGCCTTGTACCTGCTCCGGAAGGCTTGGAGATTGCCTAACACTCCCAAACCTTGTT GGGGAAACAGCTTCAGGACCCCGATCCAGGAGGAACACACAGACGCACACTTTACTCTGGCCAAGATCTGA
- the Sdf4 gene encoding 45 kDa calcium-binding protein isoform 2 precursor (isoform 2 precursor is encoded by transcript variant 4): MVWLVAMTPRQSSLCGLAAHGLWFLGLVLLMDATARPANHSSTRERAANREENEIMPPDHLNGVKLEMDGHLNKDFHQEVFLGKDMDGFDEDSEPRRSRRKLMVIFSKVDVNTDRRISAKEMQHWIMEKTAEHFQEAVKENKLHFRAVDPDGDGHVSWDEYKVKFLASKGHNEREIAEAIKNHEELKVDEEIALHFLLLTGGPLSCSSGETSICLSRL, translated from the exons ATGGTCTGGCTGGTGGCAATGACGCCCAGGCAGAGTTCCCTCTGTGGTCTAGCTGCTCATGGCCTCTGGTTCTTGGGCCTTGTCCTTCTGATGGATGCAACCGCTAGACCTGCCAACCACTCATCTACTCGGGAAAGAGCGGCTAACAGGGAGGAAAATGAGATCATGCCCCCAGACCACCTGAATGGGGTGAAGCTGGAGATGGATGGACACCTCAACAAGGACTTCCATCAGGAGGTTTTCCTGGGAAAGGACATGGATGGGTTTGATGAAGACTCAGAGCCACGGAGAAGCCGGAGGAAGCTGATGGTCATCTTTTCCAA GGTAGACGTGAACACTGACCGGAGGATCAGCGCTAAGGAGATGCAGCACTGGATTATGGAGAAAACAGCAGAGCACTTCCAGGAGGCCGTCAAGGAAAACAAACTGCACTTCAGGGCTGTGGACCCTGACGGTGACG GCCATGTTTCCTGGGATGAATATAAAGTGAAGTTTTTGGCAAGCAAAGGCCACAATGAAAGGGAGATTGCTGAAGCCATCAAGAACCATGAGGAGCTCAAAGTGGATGAGGAGA TTGCGCTTCATTTCCTGCTGCTTACTGGAGGGCCCTTGTCCTGTTCCTCTGGTGAGACCAGTATATGCCTGTCCAGGTTGTAG
- the B3galt6 gene encoding beta-1,3-galactosyltransferase 6, translating into MKVFRRAWRHRVALGLGGLAFCGTTLLYLARCASEGETPSASGAARPRAKAFLAVLVASAPRAVERRTAVRSTWLAPERRGGPEDVWARFAVGTGGLGSEERRALELEQAQHGDLLLLPALRDAYENLTAKVLAMLTWLDERVDFEFVLKADDDSFARLDAILVDLRAREPARRRRLYWGFFSGRGRVKPGGRWREAAWQLCDYYLPYALGGGYVLSADLVHYLRLSREYLRAWHSEDVSLGTWLAPVDVQREHDPRFDTEYKSRGCNNQYLVTHKQSPEDMLEKQQMLLHEGRLCKHEVQLRLSYVYDWSAPPSQCCQRKEGVP; encoded by the coding sequence ATGAAGGTATTCCGGCGCGCTTGGCGGCACCGGGTGGCGCTGGGCCTAGGCGGCCTGGCGTTCTGCGGCACCACTCTGTTGTACCTGGCGCGCTGCGCTTCCGAGGGCGAGACGCCCTCCGCTTCCGGAGCCGCTCGGCCCCGCGCTAAGGCCTTCCTGGCGGTGCTGGTGGCCAGTGCGCCCCGCGCGGTCGAGCGCCGCACCGCAGTGCGCAGCACGTGGCTGGCACCGGAGAGGCGTGGCGGACCCGAGGACGTGTGGGCGCGCTTCGCCGTGGGCACTGGCGGCTTAGGCTCGGAGGAGCGGCGCGCTCTTGAGCTCGAGCAGGCGCAGCACGGggacctgctgctgctgcccgcCCTGCGCGACGCCTACGAGAACCTCACGGCCAAGGTCCTGGCCATGCTGACCTGGCTGGATGAGCGCGTGGACTTCGAGTTCGTGCTCAAGGCGGACGACGACTCCTTTGCGCGCCTGGACGCTATCCTGGTGGACCTACGCGCACGGGAGCCCGCACGCCGCCGGCGCCTCTACTGGGGCTTCTTTTCCGGGCGCGGGCGCGTCAAGCCGGGAGGTCGCTGGCGAGAAGCAGCCTGGCAACTCTGCGACTACTACCTGCCCTACGCGTTGGGCGGTGGCTATGTCCTTTCTGCGGACCTGGTGCATTACCTGCGCCTCAGCCGCGAGTACCTGCGCGCGTGGCACAGTGAAGACGTATCGCTGGGCACCTGGCTGGCACCAGTGGATGTGCAACGGGAGCACGACCCACGCTTCGACACGGAGTACAAATCTCGAGGCTGCAACAATCAGTATCTGGTGACACACAAGCAAAGCCCAGAGGACATGTTGGAGAAGCAACAGATGTTGCTGCATGAGGGCCGGTTGTGCAAGCATGAGGTGCAGTTGCGCCTTTCCTATGTCTATGACTGGTCAGCTCCACCCTCCCAGTGCTGCCAGCGCAAGGAGGGCGTTCCCTGA
- the Sdf4 gene encoding 45 kDa calcium-binding protein isoform 1 precursor (isoform 1 precursor is encoded by transcript variant 1) — protein MVWLVAMTPRQSSLCGLAAHGLWFLGLVLLMDATARPANHSSTRERAANREENEIMPPDHLNGVKLEMDGHLNKDFHQEVFLGKDMDGFDEDSEPRRSRRKLMVIFSKVDVNTDRRISAKEMQHWIMEKTAEHFQEAVKENKLHFRAVDPDGDGHVSWDEYKVKFLASKGHNEREIAEAIKNHEELKVDEETQEVLGNLRDRWYQADNPPADLLLTEDEFLSFLHPEHSRGMLKFMVKEIFRDLDQDGDKQLSLPEFISLPVGTVENQQGQDIDDNWVKDRKKEFEELIDSNHDGIVTMEELENYMDPMNEYNALNEAKQMIAIADENQNHHLEPEEILKYSEFFTGSKLMDYARNVHEEF, from the exons ATGGTCTGGCTGGTGGCAATGACGCCCAGGCAGAGTTCCCTCTGTGGTCTAGCTGCTCATGGCCTCTGGTTCTTGGGCCTTGTCCTTCTGATGGATGCAACCGCTAGACCTGCCAACCACTCATCTACTCGGGAAAGAGCGGCTAACAGGGAGGAAAATGAGATCATGCCCCCAGACCACCTGAATGGGGTGAAGCTGGAGATGGATGGACACCTCAACAAGGACTTCCATCAGGAGGTTTTCCTGGGAAAGGACATGGATGGGTTTGATGAAGACTCAGAGCCACGGAGAAGCCGGAGGAAGCTGATGGTCATCTTTTCCAA GGTAGACGTGAACACTGACCGGAGGATCAGCGCTAAGGAGATGCAGCACTGGATTATGGAGAAAACAGCAGAGCACTTCCAGGAGGCCGTCAAGGAAAACAAACTGCACTTCAGGGCTGTGGACCCTGACGGTGACG GCCATGTTTCCTGGGATGAATATAAAGTGAAGTTTTTGGCAAGCAAAGGCCACAATGAAAGGGAGATTGCTGAAGCCATCAAGAACCATGAGGAGCTCAAAGTGGATGAGGAGA CACAGGAAGTCCTTGGGAACCTCAGAGACCGATGGTATCAGGCAGACAATCCTCCTGCAGACCTGCTGCTGACTGAGGACGAGTTCCTTTCATTCCTTCACCCTGAGCACAGCCGGGGCATGCTCAAGTTCATGGTCAAGGAGATCTTTCGGGACTTGG ATCAGGATGGTGATAAGCAGTTATCTCTGCCCGAGTTCATCTCTCTGCCTGTGGGTACTGTTGAGAACCAACAAGGCCAAGACATTGATGACAACTGggtgaaagacagaaagaaggagttTGAGGAACTGATTGACTCTAACCATGATGGGATTGTgaccatggaggagctagag AACTACATGGACCCCATGAATGAATACAATGCCCTCAACGAAGCCAAACAGATGATTGCCATTGCTGATGAGAACCAGAACCACCACCTGGAGCCCGAGGAGATCCTCAAGTACAGTGAGTTCTTCACCGGCAGCAAGCTCATGGACTATGCCCGCAACGTGCATGAAGAGTTCTGA
- the Tnfrsf4 gene encoding tumor necrosis factor receptor superfamily member 4 isoform X1 — protein sequence MPVCTCVFLCVLRVHMLGICTSLHVPQRPKALLSLSWDSAYACAKYTGTRSHTFLPVRLLFLPHLHSSYSHTLQGKTPDSCEGRKQTRMYVWVQQPTALLLLGLTLGVTARRLNCVKHTYPSGHKCCRECQPGHGMVSRCDHTRDTLCHPCETGFYNEAVNYDTCKQCTQCNHRSGSELKQNCTPTQDTVCRCRPGTQPRQDSGYKLGVDCVPCPPGHFSPGNNQACKPWTNCTLSGKQTRHPASDSLDAVCEDRSLLATLLWETQRPTFRPTTVQSTTVWPRTSELPSPPTLVTPEGLGLGLLAPLTVLLALYLLRKAWRLPNTPKPCWGNSFRTPIQEEHTDAHFTLAKI from the exons atgcctgtgtgcacgtgtgtgtttctttgtgtgcttCGTGTGCATATGTTGGGTATCTGCACCTCTCTTCACGTTCCCCAGCGGCCCAAAGCACTTCTTAGCTTATCATGGGACTCTGCATACGCCTGTGCCAAATACACAGGAACACGTTCACATACCTTCTTGCCTGTCCGCCTACTCTTCTTGCCCCACCTCCATAGTTCTTATAGCCACACCCTGCAAGGAAAAACCCCAGACTCCTGTGAAGGCAGAAAGCAGACAAGGATGTATGTGTGGGTTCAGCAGCCCACAGCCCTTCTGCTGCTGGGACTCACACTTGGAGTTACAGCAAGGCGGCTCAACTGTGTTAAACATACCTACCCCAGTGGTCACAAGTGCTGTCGTGAGTGCCAGCCAG GCCATGGTATGGTGAGCCGCTGTGATCATACCAGGGATACTCTATGTCATCCGTGTGAGACTGGCTTCTACAATGAAGCTGTCAATTATGATACCTGCAAGCAGTGTACACAGTGCAACCATC GAAGTGGAAGTGAACTCAAGCAGAATTGCACACCTACTCAGGATACTGTCTGCAGATGTAGACCAGGCACCCAACCTCGGCAGGACAGCGGCTACAAGCTTGGAGTTG ACTGTGTTCCCTGCCCTCCTGGCCACTTTTCTCCAGGCAACAACCAGGCCTGCAAGCCCTGGACCAA TTGTACCTTATCTGGAAAGCAGACCCGCCACCCAGCCAGTGACAGCTTGGACGCAGTCTGTGAGGACAGAAGCCTCCTGGCCACACTGCTCTGGGAGACCCAGCGCCCTACATTCAGGCCAACCACTGTCCAATCCACCACAGTCTGGCCCAGGACTTCTGAGTTGCCCTCTCCACCCACCTTGGTGACTCCTGAGG gcctgggcctgggcctgctgGCTCCCTTGACTGTCCTGCTGGCCTTGTACCTGCTCCGGAAGGCTTGGAGATTGCCTAACACTCCCAAACCTTGTT GGGGAAACAGCTTCAGGACCCCGATCCAGGAGGAACACACAGACGCACACTTTACTCTGGCCAAGATCTGA